The sequence TTGCTTGTTCATCTCCGCACTCATATAATCGCTGAGTCAAGCGTATCATAAAGCTCGAATGAATGAAAATCGCGAATCATTCAACCGCAGTCAGCTTTGATTTGCGAGAATTCAGTCCGTTCCGAGGCAAACCTTGGCGCTCACCAGAATTGACCCAGGTATGCTGAGAGACGCGACCTCAGTTTGTGTCCGTCCTGTTCTTCGTGCAACAATCCATGTTCCTAAACTCGATACCAGGAGGAAGACGCAATGCCCGGCACTGGACACCACCGAGAGATCTCTCAGCAACTTCCCGCTGTGGAAGTGGGCGACCGATTCACGGTCGATGAGATGCCACACCTGCCGCTAGTTGAACTTGTTCGGAAATTGCCCACCACCTGGGTTGTCGCTGAAGTAAGGCCGGACGGGAGCCGAGATCGGTGGACCTATCGGTTGAGTAAAGGGGGTCTTGCTGGGAAGACACTGAGGATTTTGTCTCCGGACTTTCGACCTACGCCCTCCCCAGCAGCAACCCTTCCACCAATCCCAAATGCGGAAGAGGAGCCACGGTGATACGCACCCAAATTTTTCGAAGCCAGAGTGAACCTTGTCGATTGAATCCCAAATCGGTTCACGCACACCGAATGGATCAAGAGGGCGAGCAGCGTTTGAGAATAATTTTCCACCCGTTTCTTTTTCCGACAGCCTCGCTCAAAATATCGAGAAGCTCAGTTTGGTCGACCCTGGCATCGGCGATTTGCAGCTGGCTGGCAATAGCCTTCAGTTTAAGACGTCTATCTTTTGAAGATTTTGTTTGGTAGTGAATGCATCCGTAGAATTCACAGGCGTAAGCGAAAGTTTCCCGCTTTCGAAAATCGATATCGAGGAGCCACTCCTTTTTCTTCGAGCACGGCAAACGAATGGTTTTCCGTTTACAGTTGTGAAAAATGTGCGCTGCTTCATGCACTACATAATTCGCAAATGGATTCTTAGTCTCGAAATGCCGGGTCGACACGTAGCAGATCATCTCCTCGTTAAATCCGACCGGCACCTCCGCTCTAGGAGCAAATGGCTTGCCATTGATGCTCTCCAAATAAACGTTGGCGATAATCCAGGCGGTGTGAAGATAGGACACAGCGTTTATTGCTTGGTAGACGACATCTGCGCTCAAAAATACGATCGACCGGTCTACAACTGTGCGCACTATCTCGCGCTCGGCCTTGGGAAAGAGACCCGCGATCATCCGATGCAGCGCATACTGTGTCGAAGGCATGAGATTTAACGTTTTCGAGTGAAACGGTTTGGGAAGACCTCTCGCTCGGCGTTTAACTTCCGCGCAGAGCGCCTGAAGCAGAAGTCGCTTATGGCAAGCCATGGACTGAATAGCATTATCCGCGTAGCCAAGTGGACACGAATCAGACTCACCCGTGTTCAGATACCGGGCGATCTCCTTTGCGACCATCGAGGAGTTGGCCGGACTTTTCTCGCTGTTGGCAACCTCTGTCATAGTCCCATTCCCGTTTTTCTGGAGTCCTAAGTAGCCCACTCACTGAGGTTTCGTTTTGTCGTGCTCCACCACTTTCGCTGGGCCAAGAACGCTGATGGTCTCTTTGTAGCGCCCGAAGTCAGCCTCATCGAAGGTTGAAATGCGGTCGATTCCGTGCACCTTCATCGCCGCCACAATCCTGGCATCATGGGTGTCCTTGCCGCTCACCACAAACGAAGTCACAATCTTCATCCACTCACCAAAGATCAAAGGAGTCTCCGGAAACAACTGGAAGGCGCTCAAAATCTTTTCAATCTCAACGGCTGCTTCGCCCGGACCGAGCCCAAGTCCGTTGTTTGCCCGAGGTCTTGTGGCAACCGCCCAAAATTCAACCAGGTTTTGGGGAACCACCGCGAGGCGATCCGTGAGACGTCCGAGAATTTGAAGGGCTGAAAGCGTTATGCCGAAGAGCGGATCGGTTGGTTGGATGCTGCGGAGCAGGATATTCGTGTCTACCAGGGTCGCCATCAATCTTCGTAGTAGGATTTCCTACTCACCGCCTCGCTCGAAAGTGGGGGCAAACTGCGTGAGTGACTTTTAGCCCAAGCGACGAACGATTCAACCTTGGCTGCTTGGTCCTCCTGCTGGGAATGGTTGGCGCTGGTGGAGATGCCGGGAATATAAACACGAATCAGTTCATCCACCGAC is a genomic window of Verrucomicrobiales bacterium containing:
- a CDS encoding type II toxin-antitoxin system VapC family toxin, translated to MATLVDTNILLRSIQPTDPLFGITLSALQILGRLTDRLAVVPQNLVEFWAVATRPRANNGLGLGPGEAAVEIEKILSAFQLFPETPLIFGEWMKIVTSFVVSGKDTHDARIVAAMKVHGIDRISTFDEADFGRYKETISVLGPAKVVEHDKTKPQ
- a CDS encoding CopG family transcriptional regulator, with protein sequence MRISIEVKPETAKQLQSLAAGKGVSVDELIRVYIPGISTSANHSQQEDQAAKVESFVAWAKSHSRSLPPLSSEAVSRKSYYED